In Nocardioides marinus, one DNA window encodes the following:
- a CDS encoding Zn-ribbon domain-containing OB-fold protein: MTATPAIEGWFTLGEQPTLLGERCTACATTYFPPTAAAAGFCRNPACEGEAFETVPLSRRGTVWSYTDAQYQPPAPYQAPEPFVPFALAAVELPEGMVVLGQVAQGYGTSDLRVGAEVELVVEPEHASDQLIWRWKPVVELGEEADQ, from the coding sequence ATGACGGCCACGCCTGCGATCGAGGGTTGGTTCACGCTCGGGGAGCAACCGACCCTGCTGGGGGAGCGGTGCACGGCGTGCGCCACGACCTACTTCCCGCCCACCGCGGCGGCGGCCGGCTTCTGCCGCAACCCCGCGTGCGAGGGCGAGGCGTTCGAGACGGTGCCGCTCAGCCGGCGCGGGACCGTGTGGTCCTACACCGACGCGCAGTACCAGCCGCCCGCGCCGTACCAGGCGCCCGAACCGTTCGTGCCGTTCGCGCTCGCGGCCGTCGAGCTGCCCGAGGGGATGGTCGTGCTCGGCCAGGTCGCCCAGGGCTACGGCACCAGCGACCTGCGGGTGGGCGCCGAGGTCGAGCTCGTCGTGGAGCCCGAGCACGCCAGCGACCAGCTCATCTGGCGCTGGAAGCCTGTCGTCGAGCTCGGCGAGGAGGCCGACCAGTGA
- a CDS encoding lipid-transfer protein — MSTASSQVRIAGVGMHPWGKWGRPFVQYGVHAAREALKDAGVPWTDVDLVVGGETVRNGYAGYVAGSTFAQALGWNGARIATSYAACATGAQALDTARARILAGMSDVALVVGADTTPKGFLAPNAGERWEDPDWLRFRLLGMTNPAYFAMYARRRMDLYGATSEDFAQVKVKNARHGLSNPYARYRKEVAVEDVLGSAVVSDPLHLLDICATSDGAAAVVLVSEEYAQRIGLDDAVRVAAVSTVTPTFPNTVLDMPMLSTDAGTPGDRTFKQSIGAAAYDEAGVGPEDVDVAEVYDLSTALELDWMEDLGLCKEGEAESLLRAGDTTIGGRIPVNPSGGLACFGEAVPAQALAQVCELTWQLRGQAGERQVEGARVGITANQGLFGHGSSVLLTR; from the coding sequence GTGAGCACCGCGAGCAGCCAGGTCAGGATCGCCGGCGTGGGCATGCACCCCTGGGGCAAGTGGGGTCGCCCGTTCGTCCAGTACGGCGTGCACGCCGCCCGCGAGGCCCTCAAGGACGCCGGCGTCCCGTGGACCGACGTCGACCTCGTCGTCGGCGGGGAGACCGTGCGCAACGGGTACGCCGGCTACGTCGCCGGCTCGACCTTCGCCCAGGCGCTGGGCTGGAACGGCGCCCGCATCGCCACGTCGTACGCCGCGTGCGCGACCGGCGCCCAGGCGCTCGACACCGCGCGGGCCCGCATCCTGGCCGGCATGAGCGACGTCGCGCTGGTCGTCGGCGCGGACACGACGCCCAAGGGCTTCCTGGCCCCCAACGCGGGCGAGCGCTGGGAGGACCCGGACTGGCTTCGGTTCCGCCTGCTCGGCATGACCAACCCGGCGTACTTCGCGATGTACGCCCGTCGCCGGATGGACCTCTACGGCGCCACGTCGGAGGACTTCGCGCAGGTCAAGGTCAAGAACGCCCGGCACGGCCTGAGCAACCCCTACGCGCGCTACCGCAAGGAGGTCGCGGTCGAGGACGTCCTGGGCAGCGCCGTGGTCTCCGACCCGCTGCACCTGCTCGACATCTGCGCCACCTCCGACGGCGCGGCGGCGGTCGTCCTGGTCTCCGAGGAGTACGCCCAGCGCATCGGCCTGGACGACGCGGTGCGGGTCGCGGCCGTCTCCACGGTCACCCCGACCTTCCCCAACACCGTGCTCGACATGCCGATGCTCTCCACCGACGCCGGCACCCCGGGCGACCGGACCTTCAAGCAGTCGATCGGCGCCGCGGCGTACGACGAGGCGGGCGTCGGTCCCGAGGACGTCGACGTCGCCGAGGTCTACGACCTGTCCACCGCCCTGGAGCTGGACTGGATGGAGGACCTCGGCCTGTGCAAGGAGGGCGAGGCGGAGTCGCTGCTGCGCGCGGGCGACACCACCATCGGTGGGCGGATCCCCGTCAACCCCTCCGGCGGCCTGGCGTGCTTCGGCGAGGCCGTCCCCGCCCAGGCGCTGGCACAGGTCTGCGAGCTCACCTGGCAGCTGCGCGGGCAGGCCGGGGAACGGCAGGTCGAGGGCGCGCGCGTCGGCATCACCGCCAACCAGGGGCTCTTCGGCCACGGCTCGTCGGTGCTGCTCACCCGCTGA
- a CDS encoding SGNH/GDSL hydrolase family protein, producing MGKAAAARKLASAAAYGGGGLSVLGAGLYGVLTAEAKLARKTIGPMIEHPPPDSTGWYGRGRPAPAVRIALLGDSSAAGYGVERVEQTPGAVLASGVAEHADRRVYLRDFAVVGARSSDLEDQITRALPMHPDVAVILIGANDVTHVMSPSTSVRHLAEGVRRLKEAGVAVVVGTCPDLGTIKPIAPPLKQVARAWSRRLAAAQTIAVIEEGGRTVSLGSVLGPEFAAAPALLFGPDQFHPSAEGYRSLAGVMVPSVLAAVGVIEPDEKSLESLRGEGVLPISDAAIRAVQVPGTELDGTEVGGSRRGVRGLWVELRHRRRRPDSAEETPDESDEHEAGSDDAAAEPAEPLDD from the coding sequence GTGGGTAAGGCAGCAGCAGCGCGCAAGCTCGCCTCGGCGGCGGCGTACGGCGGTGGCGGGCTCTCGGTGCTCGGCGCCGGCCTCTACGGCGTGCTGACGGCCGAGGCCAAGCTGGCCCGCAAGACCATCGGGCCGATGATCGAGCACCCGCCGCCGGACTCCACCGGCTGGTACGGCCGCGGCCGACCCGCGCCCGCGGTGCGCATCGCCCTGCTCGGCGACTCCTCGGCTGCGGGGTACGGCGTCGAGCGGGTCGAGCAGACCCCCGGCGCGGTCCTGGCCAGCGGTGTGGCCGAGCACGCCGACCGCCGCGTCTACCTGCGCGACTTCGCCGTGGTCGGTGCCCGCTCCTCCGACCTCGAGGACCAGATCACCCGGGCCCTGCCGATGCACCCCGACGTGGCGGTCATCCTCATCGGCGCCAACGACGTGACCCACGTGATGTCCCCCTCGACGTCGGTGCGACACCTCGCCGAGGGCGTGCGCCGACTCAAGGAGGCCGGCGTGGCCGTCGTGGTGGGCACCTGCCCGGACCTCGGCACGATCAAGCCCATCGCTCCCCCGCTCAAGCAGGTCGCCCGGGCGTGGTCGCGTCGGCTCGCGGCCGCCCAGACGATCGCGGTCATCGAGGAGGGCGGCCGGACGGTCTCGCTCGGCTCGGTGCTCGGCCCGGAGTTCGCCGCCGCGCCCGCGCTGCTCTTCGGGCCCGACCAGTTCCACCCCTCCGCGGAGGGGTACCGCTCGCTGGCCGGGGTGATGGTGCCCTCGGTGCTGGCCGCAGTCGGCGTCATCGAGCCGGACGAGAAGTCGCTGGAGTCCCTGCGGGGCGAGGGCGTGCTCCCCATCAGCGACGCCGCGATCCGCGCGGTCCAGGTGCCCGGCACCGAGCTGGACGGCACCGAGGTCGGCGGCTCCCGCCGCGGAGTCCGCGGCCTGTGGGTCGAGCTGCGGCACCGTCGCCGCCGCCCGGACTCCGCCGAGGAGACCCCGGACGAGAGCGACGAGCACGAGGCGGGGAGCGACGACGCCGCCGCGGAGCCGGCCGAGCCGCTCGACGACTGA
- the cydD gene encoding thiol reductant ABC exporter subunit CydD gives MRPSDPRLRRLVAPARRPLAVVLGAGVVGSLLVIGQAFAITGLVVAAVEGRLALGWAVAVVAVLLGRGLVGWAGDAAAARAAATVASVVRRRVAGSVLSRPGGSTSADAVLVTRGVTAMEPYLTRYVPALVLATVLPVLTVAAIASQDLLAALIVVCTLPLVPVFGALVGLATRDRAERQWRALSSLSGHFLDVVRGLPTLVAFRRAQAQSARIAEVTDAYRRRTLETLRVAFLSSGVLELVATLSVALVAVTVGLRLAEGGLDLRTALVVLLLAPEAYWPLRRVGAEFHAAAEGVAVVERVSELLKPTLVVEQRGAPATSGRRDHPASHPADQPLTVTDLTVLRPGRTVPVLEDLSLTIPAQGVTALTGPSGCGKSTLLAVLAGLLEPTSGGVAAPSQEDIAWLPQRPGFVDGTVADNLRLGRPDADEQDLWAALAQVALAERVRGLPAGLATPVGEDGAGLSAGERARLALARAVVSDRPWVLLDEPTAHLDPVTTRIVADTLVDLGRTRAVVVVAHDPTLVAVADREVRLERPMAPRLSRPQRESCPSAGAMAPPEGHDPGGSSAGLGLATLLGTLAGLSGVALTATAGWLIVQASTHPPVLTLMVAIVGVRAFGLARPVLRYAERLRSHDTVLGLLARRRVEVYEALVPLVPGRTGRRRGDLLASLVDDVDAELDAALRVRMPVRSAAAALAVAGVVTVVWEPRSALGVAVVAVGAAAAYLLARSGATRAERAQVALRARLGDRVVATTALAEELTMWQATGRAVEAVGEVSDELGRQVRRSALWQGAARALVLGSTGVAVATVALLLPGTPVGGPVLALLVLVPLALADLVLPVVDAGALSARTDAARARVDALLGQAPATSEPTDPETAAGSRVDLVDAAAGWGPRPAFTGLGLHLPEGGRVALVGPSGCGKSTVAALLLRFLDPAAGTAALGSVPLVAQAADDVRRRVGLVDDDPHLFSTTVAENVRLARPTASDADVVEALRQARLGEWLDSLPEGLGTWVGEGHAGVSGGERARLAIARSLLADQAVLVLDEPTAHLDEATAAELAEEVLGRGGRSVLWITHGTAGLDLVEEVVEMSAEPPTSEGATACPRAPIA, from the coding sequence GTGCGCCCCTCCGACCCGCGCCTGCGTCGGCTCGTCGCGCCGGCACGGCGGCCCCTGGCCGTCGTGCTCGGCGCCGGCGTCGTCGGCTCGCTGCTCGTCATCGGCCAGGCCTTCGCGATCACCGGCCTGGTCGTCGCGGCCGTGGAGGGTCGCCTCGCACTGGGCTGGGCGGTCGCCGTGGTGGCCGTGCTCCTCGGTCGCGGCCTGGTCGGCTGGGCAGGTGACGCGGCCGCGGCCCGCGCCGCGGCCACGGTCGCCTCCGTCGTACGACGCAGGGTGGCGGGGTCCGTGCTCAGCCGCCCCGGTGGGTCGACCAGCGCCGACGCGGTGCTGGTGACGCGGGGCGTGACCGCGATGGAGCCGTACCTCACGCGCTACGTCCCCGCCCTGGTCCTGGCGACGGTGCTGCCCGTGCTGACGGTGGCCGCGATCGCCTCGCAGGACCTCCTGGCGGCGCTCATCGTCGTGTGCACCCTGCCGCTGGTGCCGGTCTTCGGTGCGCTGGTCGGGCTCGCGACCCGCGACCGGGCGGAGCGGCAGTGGCGGGCGCTGTCGTCCCTCTCCGGGCACTTCCTCGACGTCGTGCGCGGGCTGCCCACGCTGGTGGCCTTCCGTCGCGCGCAGGCGCAGTCGGCACGCATCGCGGAGGTGACCGACGCCTACCGCCGGCGGACCCTGGAGACCCTGCGCGTGGCCTTCCTGTCCTCGGGGGTGCTGGAGCTGGTCGCGACCCTGTCGGTCGCGCTCGTCGCCGTCACCGTCGGCCTGCGGCTCGCCGAGGGCGGCCTGGACCTGCGCACCGCCCTGGTGGTGCTGCTGCTGGCTCCCGAGGCGTACTGGCCGCTGCGCCGGGTCGGCGCCGAGTTCCACGCCGCAGCGGAGGGCGTCGCCGTCGTCGAACGGGTCAGCGAGCTGCTGAAACCGACTTTGGTGGTCGAGCAGCGAGGAGCGCCAGCGACGAGCGGGCGTCGAGACCACCCCGCGAGCCACCCGGCGGACCAGCCCCTGACCGTCACCGACCTCACCGTCCTGCGGCCCGGCCGGACGGTGCCGGTGCTCGAGGACCTGTCGCTGACGATCCCGGCGCAGGGCGTCACGGCGCTGACCGGCCCCTCGGGGTGCGGGAAGTCCACCCTGCTGGCGGTGCTCGCCGGCCTGCTTGAGCCCACGTCCGGCGGGGTCGCCGCGCCCTCGCAGGAGGACATCGCATGGCTGCCGCAGCGGCCGGGGTTCGTGGACGGCACGGTCGCGGACAACCTGCGGCTCGGCCGTCCCGACGCCGACGAGCAGGACCTGTGGGCGGCGCTGGCCCAGGTCGCGCTCGCCGAGCGGGTGCGGGGCCTCCCCGCCGGCCTGGCGACCCCCGTCGGCGAGGACGGCGCGGGGCTCTCGGCCGGTGAGCGCGCCCGTCTGGCGCTCGCCCGGGCCGTCGTCTCCGACCGGCCCTGGGTGCTGCTCGACGAGCCCACGGCCCACCTCGACCCCGTCACCACGCGGATCGTGGCCGACACCCTGGTCGACCTCGGCCGGACCCGGGCCGTGGTCGTCGTCGCGCACGACCCCACGCTGGTCGCGGTGGCGGACCGGGAGGTCCGGCTGGAGCGGCCGATGGCCCCGCGCCTGTCGCGCCCGCAGCGGGAGTCGTGCCCCTCAGCGGGCGCCATGGCGCCCCCTGAGGGGCACGACCCCGGCGGGTCGTCGGCCGGTCTCGGGCTGGCGACCCTGCTCGGCACGTTGGCCGGCCTGTCCGGCGTCGCCCTGACCGCGACCGCCGGCTGGCTGATCGTCCAGGCGTCCACCCACCCGCCGGTCCTCACGCTGATGGTGGCGATCGTGGGCGTGCGTGCCTTCGGTCTGGCGCGCCCGGTGCTGCGCTACGCCGAGCGGCTGCGCTCCCACGACACCGTGCTCGGGCTGCTGGCGCGGCGGCGCGTGGAGGTCTACGAGGCGCTCGTGCCGCTGGTCCCGGGGCGCACCGGCCGTCGTCGTGGCGACCTGCTGGCCTCCCTCGTCGACGACGTGGACGCAGAGCTGGACGCGGCGCTGCGGGTGCGGATGCCGGTGCGGTCGGCCGCGGCCGCGCTGGCCGTGGCCGGGGTCGTGACCGTGGTCTGGGAGCCCCGCTCGGCGCTCGGGGTCGCCGTGGTCGCGGTCGGCGCTGCCGCGGCGTACCTCCTGGCGCGCAGCGGCGCCACCCGCGCCGAGCGGGCCCAGGTCGCCCTGCGCGCCCGGCTCGGGGACCGCGTGGTGGCGACGACCGCGCTGGCCGAGGAGCTGACGATGTGGCAGGCGACCGGTCGCGCCGTCGAGGCCGTCGGTGAGGTGAGCGACGAGCTCGGCCGGCAGGTCCGGCGCTCCGCCCTCTGGCAGGGGGCCGCCCGGGCCCTCGTGCTCGGCAGCACCGGCGTGGCGGTCGCCACCGTGGCGCTGCTGTTGCCCGGTACGCCGGTGGGCGGCCCGGTCCTCGCGCTGCTGGTCCTGGTGCCTCTCGCCCTGGCCGACCTGGTGCTGCCCGTGGTCGACGCAGGGGCGCTGTCGGCCCGCACCGATGCCGCCCGTGCCCGGGTCGACGCCCTGCTCGGGCAGGCGCCGGCGACCTCCGAGCCCACCGACCCCGAGACCGCCGCCGGCTCCCGGGTCGACCTCGTCGACGCGGCTGCCGGGTGGGGCCCGCGGCCCGCGTTCACGGGGCTGGGTCTGCACCTGCCCGAGGGTGGCCGCGTGGCCCTGGTCGGTCCCAGCGGCTGCGGCAAGAGCACGGTGGCCGCGCTGCTGCTGCGGTTCCTCGATCCGGCGGCCGGCACGGCCGCCCTGGGGTCGGTCCCCCTCGTGGCCCAGGCCGCCGACGACGTACGACGCAGGGTCGGCCTGGTCGACGACGACCCGCACCTGTTCTCCACCACCGTGGCCGAGAACGTCCGGCTCGCCCGGCCGACCGCGAGCGACGCCGACGTGGTCGAGGCCCTGCGCCAGGCCCGGCTGGGGGAGTGGCTGGACTCCCTCCCCGAGGGGCTCGGCACCTGGGTCGGTGAGGGGCACGCGGGGGTGTCGGGCGGGGAGCGCGCGCGGCTGGCGATCGCCCGCTCGCTGCTGGCCGACCAGGCGGTGCTGGTGCTCGACGAGCCGACCGCGCACCTGGACGAGGCGACCGCGGCCGAGCTCGCCGAGGAGGTGCTGGGGAGGGGTGGTCGCAGCGTCCTGTGGATCACCCACGGCACGGCCGGGCTCGACCTGGTCGAGGAGGTGGTAGAGATGTCGGCAGAGCCGCCGACCTCCGAAGGAGCCACCGCATGTCCGAGAGCACCGATCGCCTGA
- a CDS encoding Bax inhibitor-1/YccA family protein — protein sequence MQSNNPVFRRSEAFSGSGAHGNQSYGNSGYGSDPSQWGVGNPGDPQGTAYAPAPQAPSAPMTIDSVVQKTAITLGVVVVTAFATWVMLPEINESTADSAIGTVGAVATFGALGAFVLSMVNAFKKVVSPGLVLAFAALEGVALGAISMIFNVAYPGVVQGAVIGTFAAFGGTLAAYKVLNIQVGDKFRKFVVAAVFGMIGLSLMELVLGLFGAQIGLFGVSGLGMITAVAGLVLGVFMLIMDFDFVEQGIRYGAPERESWTAAFAMTVSLVWIYTNLLRILAYFSQD from the coding sequence ATGCAGAGCAACAACCCGGTGTTCCGCCGGTCCGAGGCGTTCAGCGGAAGCGGCGCCCACGGCAACCAGTCCTACGGCAACTCCGGCTACGGTTCTGACCCCTCGCAGTGGGGCGTCGGGAACCCCGGTGACCCCCAGGGCACGGCGTACGCGCCCGCCCCGCAGGCGCCCAGCGCCCCCATGACCATCGACTCGGTGGTCCAGAAGACCGCCATCACCCTCGGCGTCGTGGTGGTCACCGCGTTCGCGACCTGGGTGATGCTGCCGGAGATCAACGAGTCCACCGCCGACTCCGCCATCGGCACCGTCGGCGCGGTCGCGACCTTCGGTGCCCTCGGCGCCTTCGTGCTGTCGATGGTCAACGCGTTCAAGAAGGTCGTCAGCCCCGGCCTCGTGCTGGCCTTCGCCGCCCTCGAGGGTGTCGCCCTCGGTGCGATCTCGATGATCTTCAACGTCGCCTACCCCGGCGTCGTGCAGGGCGCCGTCATCGGCACCTTCGCCGCCTTCGGCGGCACGCTGGCCGCCTACAAGGTGCTCAACATCCAGGTCGGCGACAAGTTCCGCAAGTTCGTCGTCGCGGCCGTGTTCGGCATGATCGGCCTGTCGCTGATGGAGCTGGTCCTCGGCCTGTTCGGTGCCCAGATCGGCCTCTTCGGCGTCTCCGGCCTCGGCATGATCACCGCGGTGGCCGGCCTGGTGCTCGGTGTGTTCATGCTGATCATGGACTTCGACTTCGTCGAGCAGGGCATCCGCTACGGCGCCCCCGAGCGCGAGTCGTGGACCGCGGCGTTCGCGATGACCGTCTCGCTGGTGTGGATCTACACCAACCTGCTGCGCATCCTGGCCTACTTCAGCCAGGACTGA
- a CDS encoding cystathionine beta-synthase — protein sequence MQYVDSLLDLIGHTPLLRLSRTLDAPLGQGEEGPMVLAKVEYLNPGGSVKDRIATRMIEAAEASGELQPGGIIVEPTSGNTGVGLAMVAQAKGYRCVFVCPDKVSEDKRNVLRAYGAEVVVCPTAVAPEHPDSYYNVSDRLASQPGAWKPDQYSNPNNPRSHYETTGPEIWEQTEGRITHFVTGMGTGGTISGVGRYLKEQNSSIQVVGADPAGSVYSGGTGRPYLVEGVGEDFWPDTYDRGVADRVIEVSDADAFSFTRRLAREEALLVGGSAGMAAYAAKQLAHELAAEGRTDAVIVVLLPDSGRGYLTKIFNDDWLAQYGFPTGTTTETTVGEVLRGKSGRLPDLVHTHPGETIAEAVQILQEYGVSQMPVVRAEPPIVAAEVAGSVSERALLDALFAGHASLTDQVEDHMSAPLPTIGAAEEATSAVKLLESADALLVHEDGKPVGVVTRQDLLAFLARA from the coding sequence GTGCAGTACGTCGACTCGCTCCTGGACCTGATCGGCCACACCCCCCTGCTGCGGCTCAGCCGCACGCTCGACGCCCCGCTGGGGCAGGGCGAGGAGGGGCCGATGGTGCTCGCGAAGGTCGAGTACCTCAACCCCGGCGGGTCGGTGAAGGACCGCATCGCCACCCGGATGATCGAGGCGGCGGAGGCCTCCGGGGAGCTGCAGCCCGGCGGCATCATCGTCGAGCCGACGTCCGGCAACACCGGCGTGGGGCTGGCCATGGTGGCCCAGGCCAAGGGCTACCGGTGCGTCTTCGTCTGCCCCGACAAGGTCAGCGAGGACAAGCGCAACGTGCTGCGCGCCTACGGCGCCGAGGTCGTGGTGTGCCCGACCGCCGTCGCGCCCGAGCACCCCGACTCCTACTACAACGTCTCCGACCGGCTGGCCTCCCAGCCGGGCGCCTGGAAGCCCGACCAGTACTCCAACCCGAACAACCCGCGCTCGCACTACGAGACCACCGGGCCGGAGATCTGGGAGCAGACCGAGGGCCGGATCACCCACTTCGTCACCGGCATGGGCACCGGCGGCACCATCTCCGGCGTCGGGCGCTACCTCAAGGAGCAGAACTCCTCGATCCAGGTGGTCGGTGCCGACCCGGCCGGCTCGGTCTACTCCGGCGGCACCGGCCGGCCCTACCTCGTCGAGGGCGTCGGCGAGGACTTCTGGCCCGACACCTACGACCGCGGCGTGGCCGACCGGGTCATCGAGGTCTCCGACGCCGACGCGTTCTCCTTCACCCGCCGGCTGGCCCGCGAGGAGGCGCTGCTGGTCGGCGGATCGGCCGGCATGGCGGCGTACGCCGCGAAGCAGCTGGCCCACGAGCTGGCCGCCGAGGGGCGCACCGACGCGGTGATCGTGGTGCTGCTGCCCGACTCCGGGCGCGGCTACCTCACCAAGATCTTCAACGACGACTGGCTGGCGCAGTACGGCTTCCCCACCGGCACCACCACCGAGACCACCGTCGGCGAGGTGCTGCGCGGCAAGTCCGGCCGCCTCCCCGACCTCGTGCACACCCACCCCGGCGAGACGATCGCCGAGGCCGTGCAGATCCTGCAGGAGTACGGCGTCTCGCAGATGCCCGTGGTGCGTGCGGAGCCCCCGATCGTGGCCGCCGAGGTCGCGGGGTCGGTCTCGGAGCGGGCGCTGCTCGACGCGCTCTTCGCCGGGCACGCCTCGTTGACCGACCAGGTCGAGGACCACATGTCCGCCCCGCTGCCCACCATCGGCGCCGCGGAGGAGGCGACCTCCGCGGTCAAGCTGCTCGAGTCGGCCGACGCCCTGCTGGTCCACGAGGACGGCAAGCCCGTCGGCGTGGTCACCCGGCAGGACCTGCTGGCGTTCCTCGCCCGCGCCTGA
- a CDS encoding cytochrome ubiquinol oxidase subunit I, translated as MDLEALDIARWQFAIATVYHFLFVPITIGLSALVAGYQTAWLRTGNEQWLRLTKFLGKLFLINFALGLVTGIVQEFQFGMNWSDYSRFVGDVFGAPLAVEGLLAFFLESTFLGLWIFGWDRLPRAVHASCMWLVHLGTLFSAYFILAANSFMQHPVGYEYNPETGRAELTDFVAVLTNKVQLVTFPHVITAAYMTAGGFVVGVALWHLVRGKGCEGSEDRPMYRSAARVGAWVVLVAGLGVVVSGDVQGKVMTEVQPMKMAAAEALYETEEPAAFSLFTIGTPDGATEKFSVTVPNLLSFLATGELDGRVEGINPLREQYLATYGEDPGATYYTAGDYTPYIPLTYWSLRFMMGLGFAGMAGGLAVLWATRRGRAPTGSRWTWVAVGLPLMPLFANSFGWIFTEIGRQPWAVFGLMTTEQSVSPGTSAGEVLTSLIVLTALYGVLAVAELKLMLTFIARGADPYVEPQLRDDDNDPDRPLAFAY; from the coding sequence GTGGATCTCGAAGCCCTCGACATCGCGCGGTGGCAGTTCGCCATCGCGACGGTCTATCACTTCCTGTTCGTCCCGATCACGATCGGCCTCTCGGCCCTCGTCGCCGGCTACCAGACCGCCTGGTTGCGCACCGGCAACGAGCAGTGGCTGCGGCTGACGAAGTTCCTGGGGAAGCTGTTCCTCATCAACTTCGCCCTCGGCCTGGTCACCGGCATCGTGCAGGAGTTCCAGTTCGGCATGAACTGGTCGGACTACTCCCGCTTCGTCGGGGACGTCTTCGGGGCTCCGCTCGCGGTCGAGGGCCTGCTGGCCTTCTTCCTGGAGTCGACGTTCCTGGGCCTGTGGATCTTCGGCTGGGACCGGCTGCCCCGGGCCGTGCACGCGTCCTGCATGTGGCTGGTGCACCTCGGCACGCTGTTCTCGGCGTACTTCATCCTGGCCGCCAACTCCTTCATGCAGCACCCGGTGGGCTACGAGTACAACCCCGAGACCGGGCGCGCGGAGCTGACCGACTTCGTGGCGGTCCTGACCAACAAGGTCCAGCTGGTGACCTTCCCGCACGTCATCACCGCGGCGTACATGACCGCGGGCGGGTTCGTCGTCGGCGTCGCGCTGTGGCACCTGGTGCGCGGCAAGGGATGCGAGGGCAGCGAGGACCGCCCGATGTACCGGTCCGCGGCCCGCGTCGGCGCCTGGGTCGTGCTCGTTGCGGGGCTCGGTGTCGTCGTCTCCGGCGACGTGCAGGGCAAGGTGATGACCGAGGTGCAGCCGATGAAGATGGCCGCCGCCGAGGCGCTCTACGAGACCGAGGAGCCGGCGGCGTTCTCCCTCTTCACGATCGGGACCCCGGACGGGGCGACCGAGAAGTTCTCCGTCACGGTCCCGAACCTGCTCTCCTTCCTGGCCACCGGCGAGCTCGACGGTCGGGTCGAGGGGATCAACCCGCTGCGCGAGCAGTACCTCGCGACGTACGGCGAGGACCCGGGCGCGACCTACTACACCGCCGGCGACTACACGCCCTACATCCCGCTGACCTACTGGAGCTTGCGCTTCATGATGGGCTTGGGCTTCGCCGGCATGGCCGGAGGTTTGGCCGTGCTCTGGGCCACCCGCCGCGGCCGCGCACCCACCGGCTCGCGCTGGACCTGGGTGGCCGTCGGGCTCCCGCTGATGCCGCTGTTCGCCAACAGCTTCGGCTGGATCTTCACCGAGATCGGCCGCCAGCCCTGGGCCGTCTTCGGCCTGATGACCACCGAGCAGTCGGTCTCGCCGGGCACCAGCGCCGGTGAGGTGCTGACCTCGCTGATCGTGCTCACCGCGCTGTACGGCGTGCTGGCCGTCGCCGAGCTGAAGCTGATGCTCACCTTCATCGCCAGGGGCGCCGACCCCTACGTCGAGCCGCAGCTGCGCGACGACGACAACGACCCCGACCGGCCGCTGGCCTTCGCGTACTGA
- the cydB gene encoding cytochrome d ubiquinol oxidase subunit II codes for MELTTVWFCLIAVLWIGYFALEGFDFGVGMLLPVLGREERERRVLINTIGPVWDGNEVWVLVAGGATFAAFPEWYATLFSGFYLPLLLILVALIVRGVAFEYRAKRDDPTWRARWDLAIFWGSLLPAVLWGVAFGNIVRGVPIDADLEYVGGFFNLLNPYALLGGLTTLTLFLTHGAMYVALKTDGPIRREARALATRLGLVAALVAVLFLVWTQVDTGSVASGVLFVLAALALLAGVAAAGAAREGWAFLGTFVTIALAVAGLFAALFPDVMPTSLADGTSLTTTNAAATAYTLKIMTGVAVVFTPIVLVYQGWTYWVFRKRLSVHHIPEAVLAGERPAGGR; via the coding sequence ATGGAGCTCACCACCGTCTGGTTCTGCCTGATCGCCGTCTTGTGGATCGGCTACTTCGCCCTCGAGGGCTTCGACTTCGGCGTCGGCATGCTGCTGCCCGTCCTGGGTCGGGAGGAGCGCGAGCGCCGCGTCCTCATCAACACCATCGGGCCCGTCTGGGACGGCAACGAGGTGTGGGTCCTCGTCGCCGGCGGCGCGACCTTCGCGGCGTTCCCCGAGTGGTACGCCACGCTCTTCAGTGGGTTCTACCTGCCGCTGCTGCTGATCCTCGTCGCGCTGATCGTGCGCGGGGTCGCCTTCGAGTACCGCGCCAAGCGCGACGACCCCACCTGGCGGGCCCGCTGGGACCTGGCCATCTTCTGGGGCTCGCTGCTGCCGGCCGTGCTGTGGGGCGTGGCGTTCGGCAACATCGTGCGGGGCGTGCCCATCGACGCCGACCTTGAGTACGTCGGCGGCTTCTTCAACCTGCTCAACCCCTACGCCCTGCTCGGCGGGCTCACCACGCTCACGCTGTTCCTCACCCACGGCGCGATGTACGTCGCCCTCAAGACCGACGGCCCGATCCGTCGTGAGGCCCGCGCGCTGGCGACCCGGCTGGGCCTGGTGGCCGCGCTGGTCGCCGTGCTCTTCCTGGTGTGGACCCAGGTGGACACCGGCTCGGTCGCCTCGGGCGTGCTGTTCGTCCTGGCCGCGCTCGCCCTGCTGGCGGGGGTGGCGGCGGCCGGTGCGGCCCGTGAGGGCTGGGCCTTCCTGGGCACGTTCGTCACCATCGCGCTGGCCGTGGCGGGGCTCTTCGCCGCGCTCTTCCCCGACGTCATGCCGACCTCGCTGGCCGACGGCACCTCGCTGACCACGACGAACGCGGCAGCGACCGCCTACACGCTCAAGATCATGACCGGCGTCGCCGTGGTGTTCACCCCGATCGTGCTGGTCTACCAGGGCTGGACCTACTGGGTCTTCCGCAAGCGCCTCTCCGTCCACCACATCCCCGAGGCGGTGCTGGCGGGGGAGCGGCCGGCGGGGGGCCGCTGA